In Desulfomonile tiedjei DSM 6799, a genomic segment contains:
- a CDS encoding PilZ domain-containing protein, producing MRDYTLLARQILEDLREEVDEETLRNKYNLAPESLLNILLTLEEQGLIFKIDGRFIAPDMRSISAIDMVRDIQNGMDEAKLQEKYGLSLQGLASSIRLLVEGNHLTRSDLAERDLLFQEVMDPGLARESRRYYLDFDLPIFDMGTPMLRGRVNDLTEKGLGTIGIPSRPDEIKHFMINHEKFVLLKPFAFQARCRWSRQNAASGDFIAGFEISEISPEDFAELRKLCKMVTFYVSPETPVKFGS from the coding sequence ATGCGCGATTATACATTATTGGCCCGGCAGATTCTTGAGGATCTTCGTGAGGAAGTGGATGAAGAGACTCTCAGGAATAAATACAATCTTGCTCCGGAAAGTTTATTAAATATTCTCCTAACCTTGGAAGAGCAAGGACTCATTTTTAAAATTGATGGACGTTTCATTGCGCCGGATATGCGAAGTATCTCTGCAATCGATATGGTTCGCGATATTCAAAACGGTATGGATGAAGCAAAGCTACAGGAAAAATATGGACTCAGTTTACAGGGTCTCGCGAGTTCCATAAGACTGCTGGTCGAAGGAAACCATTTGACGCGTTCCGATCTGGCCGAGCGAGACCTATTGTTTCAGGAAGTCATGGACCCGGGCCTTGCGAGGGAGTCTCGCAGGTACTATCTGGATTTCGATCTTCCCATTTTCGATATGGGAACGCCCATGTTGAGGGGGAGGGTGAACGATCTTACGGAAAAAGGCCTGGGGACTATAGGGATTCCTTCGCGCCCTGATGAAATCAAGCACTTCATGATTAATCACGAGAAGTTCGTCTTGCTAAAACCCTTCGCTTTCCAGGCACGCTGCCGATGGTCTCGTCAGAACGCGGCTTCAGGTGATTTCATTGCGGGCTTTGAGATTTCGGAGATTTCGCCTGAGGATTTTGCCGAATTGCGCAAACTGTGCAAGATGGTCACTTTTTACGTGTCCCCCGAAACACCGGTGAAATTTGGTTCATAA
- a CDS encoding two-component system sensor histidine kinase NtrB translates to MNQDGRSQKRNAEASRKRHLRALVVVDTPLPSLISETIDSLKTLGYKLKLAGIIILAYDETTARLTKKACRVPLYTDYRIAMEECSPEIIVLTSDNRRFHRELLNTVPEEVQIMGPFDVEALRALKRVSGQLGTTQTKLRNVELIKEVLMAGSGVSILVIDEDFRVLDINNAILSRTKMSKKGCLGRPCHWVIHRRMEPCEIAGCPASQVFLTGHSTHLVREERREHRNRYFTISAYPLGLDESGKKCVLMVWKDVTRGFAPVLDRQARSMKHDFSQILHHDKMAALGKLAAAAVHDINNPIQGILTFSKLMKSSLDSGNLDAKQIDKFRMYLDLIAGESARCGDIMRSLLSFARLGTLEKTPVHLNSVLDEVELLVGNRMELQGISFHKDLSEDLPPLRGDRNQVKQAILNLVLNSVEAMPRGGSITVQAYYKPDADGVQIRISDTGSGIPKSLQENLFEPFVTTKEFGKGTGLGLSVVYGIVIQHEGTIELQKDADEGATFVITLPVFRRSIPKNKLPQCSE, encoded by the coding sequence ATGAATCAAGACGGCCGATCCCAGAAGCGTAATGCAGAGGCTTCGCGGAAAAGACACCTTAGAGCCCTGGTCGTGGTGGATACTCCCCTTCCGTCTCTTATCAGTGAAACAATCGATTCCCTGAAAACTCTCGGCTACAAACTGAAACTTGCGGGGATTATCATACTTGCCTACGACGAGACCACTGCCAGGCTCACGAAAAAGGCGTGCAGAGTCCCTCTTTATACGGATTACCGGATTGCCATGGAAGAATGCAGTCCGGAAATCATCGTTCTCACGTCCGACAACAGAAGATTTCACCGGGAATTACTGAATACAGTACCAGAAGAAGTACAGATCATGGGACCGTTTGATGTGGAAGCTCTGCGAGCCCTCAAGAGAGTTTCGGGACAACTTGGAACCACCCAGACCAAGCTGCGCAATGTGGAATTGATCAAAGAGGTGCTCATGGCAGGTTCCGGCGTGAGTATCCTGGTTATTGATGAAGATTTTCGCGTGCTTGATATCAACAATGCCATTCTAAGTCGGACGAAAATGTCGAAGAAAGGGTGTTTGGGCCGTCCGTGCCACTGGGTAATTCACCGTCGAATGGAACCATGCGAGATTGCCGGCTGTCCTGCTTCACAAGTTTTCCTTACCGGCCACTCCACTCATTTGGTCAGAGAAGAACGAAGAGAACATCGCAACCGTTATTTTACAATCAGTGCCTATCCTCTGGGTTTGGATGAATCAGGCAAGAAATGTGTTCTGATGGTCTGGAAAGATGTGACCAGAGGTTTTGCTCCGGTTCTCGACCGCCAGGCGCGGTCCATGAAGCATGATTTCTCCCAAATCCTGCACCATGATAAAATGGCGGCTCTCGGCAAACTCGCTGCTGCGGCTGTGCATGATATCAATAACCCCATTCAGGGAATTCTCACCTTTTCCAAGCTGATGAAATCGTCCCTGGATTCCGGCAACCTGGATGCAAAACAGATTGACAAGTTTCGTATGTACCTGGATCTCATAGCAGGGGAATCCGCGCGATGCGGAGATATCATGCGAAGTCTCCTGTCTTTTGCCCGTCTTGGAACTCTGGAGAAAACACCGGTGCACTTAAATTCAGTGCTGGATGAGGTCGAGCTTTTGGTGGGCAATCGTATGGAGCTTCAGGGCATATCATTTCATAAGGATCTGAGCGAAGACCTTCCACCTTTGCGGGGAGATCGTAATCAAGTGAAGCAGGCAATTCTCAATCTGGTGCTGAATTCCGTGGAAGCGATGCCGAGGGGAGGTTCTATTACCGTTCAAGCTTACTATAAACCGGATGCGGACGGCGTACAGATTAGAATCAGCGACACGGGATCGGGTATTCCGAAAAGCTTGCAGGAAAATCTTTTCGAACCTTTTGTCACGACAAAAGAATTCGGAAAAGGAACGGGTTTGGGATTGAGCGTGGTATACGGGATCGTTATCCAGCACGAAGGCACTATCGAGCTCCAGAAGGATGCGGATGAGGGCGCTACTTTCGTGATAACTCTCCCCGTTTTCAGAAGATCGATTCCGAAGAACAAACTTCCGCAATGCTCTGAATAA
- a CDS encoding dienelactone hydrolase family protein: MSTFSEKTIRVPAGPHVLEANLNIPDEAQGVVVFAHGSGSGRLSTRNRSVARTLFDQGMGTLLIDLLTESEEKIDFLTRQYRFDIDLLAKRLIKIIDWLVSYSETDKLRIGCFGSSTGAAAALIAAAERPRNVCAVVSRGGRPDMALHVLSEVRAPTLFVVGGNDRTVLQLNETAYNQLQTKKRLEIVPGASHLFEEPGALETVASLAAEWFSIHLNRDESYPANERSCDFHSEQQSL; the protein is encoded by the coding sequence ATGAGCACGTTTTCTGAGAAAACCATTCGTGTCCCGGCCGGACCTCACGTACTTGAAGCAAATTTGAACATTCCGGATGAAGCTCAAGGCGTGGTGGTTTTTGCACATGGAAGCGGAAGCGGAAGGCTGAGTACCCGGAATAGATCGGTTGCCCGAACACTCTTCGACCAGGGCATGGGAACACTTCTTATCGATCTTCTTACGGAATCTGAAGAAAAAATTGACTTTCTTACAAGACAATATCGATTCGATATCGATTTACTGGCAAAGCGCCTGATCAAGATTATTGACTGGCTCGTCTCTTACTCGGAAACCGACAAACTCCGCATAGGATGCTTCGGATCGAGCACGGGCGCAGCGGCCGCTCTCATTGCTGCGGCAGAACGCCCCAGGAATGTCTGTGCCGTGGTTTCACGTGGTGGACGGCCTGATATGGCACTGCATGTGCTGTCTGAAGTGAGAGCGCCTACGCTGTTCGTTGTGGGAGGCAACGATCGTACAGTTTTGCAACTGAACGAAACCGCGTATAACCAGCTTCAAACGAAAAAGCGCCTGGAAATTGTTCCGGGAGCATCGCACCTGTTCGAAGAACCCGGAGCCCTCGAAACAGTTGCTTCACTGGCTGCAGAATGGTTTTCCATTCACCTGAATCGTGATGAATCATATCCTGCGAATGAACGCTCGTGCGACTTTCATTCGGAGCAACAGTCTCTTTGA
- a CDS encoding M24 family metallopeptidase, with translation MYSTPKEEIESRISALQSLMRQNGFEGAIILQRADLFYYSGTGQDAHLFVPVEGDPLLLVRKSFERAVADSPLQHISEVKSFSQLKQSINGTGHGIKKLGMELDVLPVNNFRIYEDLFPGTEIADVSPLVKINRMVKSPYELAIMKRAAELNTRMFSFVLEVLKEGMTEMELSAHLEAFYRQNGHQGFVRVRSFNQEVFYGHVMSGSNLAVPSCSVGPTGGPGTNASMPQGAGLKPIGRHEPVSIDYVGSVDGYIVDQARTFYVGEPPEKFVRAHNVAIAIQEAVVKRGLPGTAAEELYDISLEMAKEAELLEGFQGYPPVPFLGHGVGLELDEFPVIGRKSPHILQENMVVAIEPKFIFPGEGMAGIENTFVVTASGLKRITHFDDSIQVVPC, from the coding sequence ATGTATTCTACTCCGAAAGAAGAAATAGAATCTCGCATTTCAGCGCTCCAGAGCCTAATGAGGCAAAACGGCTTCGAGGGAGCCATCATTCTCCAGCGCGCGGATTTGTTCTATTACTCCGGAACAGGCCAGGATGCGCATTTGTTTGTTCCGGTAGAAGGCGATCCTCTCCTCCTCGTGAGAAAAAGTTTTGAAAGAGCAGTGGCGGATTCGCCCCTTCAGCACATTTCGGAAGTGAAGAGTTTCTCGCAGTTGAAGCAGTCTATCAACGGAACCGGTCACGGAATCAAGAAATTAGGAATGGAACTGGACGTGCTTCCGGTGAACAATTTCCGAATCTACGAAGACCTTTTCCCCGGAACCGAGATCGCAGACGTGTCGCCGCTCGTCAAGATCAACAGAATGGTCAAATCTCCGTACGAGCTTGCAATTATGAAGCGGGCTGCGGAGTTGAACACCCGTATGTTTTCGTTCGTCCTGGAAGTTCTCAAGGAAGGCATGACCGAGATGGAGCTTTCTGCTCACCTGGAGGCATTCTATAGACAAAACGGCCATCAGGGGTTCGTTCGAGTCAGAAGCTTTAATCAGGAAGTTTTCTACGGGCATGTCATGTCCGGCAGCAATTTGGCTGTGCCGAGCTGTTCCGTGGGACCGACCGGCGGACCGGGCACTAATGCTTCCATGCCTCAAGGCGCGGGACTAAAGCCGATCGGAAGACACGAGCCGGTATCTATCGATTACGTCGGCAGTGTTGACGGTTACATAGTGGATCAAGCGAGAACCTTCTATGTGGGCGAGCCACCTGAAAAATTCGTTCGCGCTCACAACGTTGCGATCGCCATTCAGGAAGCTGTCGTTAAAAGAGGCCTTCCGGGTACCGCTGCTGAGGAATTGTACGACATTTCATTGGAAATGGCGAAAGAAGCGGAACTCCTGGAAGGATTTCAGGGATATCCGCCTGTCCCCTTTCTCGGCCATGGAGTGGGCCTTGAACTGGATGAGTTTCCCGTCATCGGCAGGAAATCCCCACACATTCTTCAGGAAAATATGGTGGTGGCCATTGAACCGAAGTTTATTTTCCCCGGCGAAGGAATGGCAGGGATCGAAAATACTTTTGTAGTGACAGCCTCAGGTTTGAAGAGAATTACGCATTTTGACGATTCCATTCAAGTCGTGCCGTGTTGA
- a CDS encoding phosphoribosyltransferase, with translation MIFKDRIDAGKQLAKALVQYANQADLVVLALPRGGVPVAYEIAEALNASLDVFVVRKLGVPTHEELAMGAIASRGTLIVNRNVVEAFGIDESRLEQVAQRELMELTRREKAYRGEREPLAVKGKKVILVDDGLATGASMRAAIAALKTLSPASLIVAVPTGPRDVCRKIEGEVDELVCLTQPEPYESVGTWYVDFSQTDDDEVRELLSRAEMRFMRSRHAETEKGTSYEHVF, from the coding sequence ATGATCTTCAAAGATAGAATAGATGCCGGTAAGCAACTTGCTAAAGCTTTGGTCCAGTATGCGAACCAAGCGGATCTGGTGGTGTTGGCACTGCCGCGAGGCGGTGTTCCCGTAGCTTATGAAATTGCCGAGGCTCTAAACGCGTCGCTTGACGTATTTGTTGTAAGGAAGCTGGGGGTTCCAACTCATGAAGAATTAGCCATGGGTGCCATTGCTTCCAGGGGAACTCTCATCGTCAATCGCAACGTCGTGGAGGCATTTGGCATTGACGAGTCACGCCTGGAACAGGTGGCGCAACGCGAGTTAATGGAACTCACCCGGAGAGAGAAAGCATATCGGGGGGAACGAGAACCACTCGCTGTCAAGGGCAAGAAAGTAATACTCGTGGATGACGGCTTGGCAACAGGTGCAAGCATGCGAGCTGCAATTGCGGCGCTGAAAACCCTAAGCCCTGCCTCGTTGATCGTAGCGGTTCCGACAGGGCCACGGGATGTGTGCCGGAAAATCGAGGGTGAGGTCGATGAACTTGTATGCTTGACTCAGCCTGAACCGTACGAATCAGTGGGCACGTGGTACGTCGATTTTTCTCAAACCGACGATGACGAGGTCCGAGAACTTCTCTCCCGGGCAGAGATGCGATTTATGCGGTCTCGTCATGCGGAAACGGAAAAAGGAACAAGCTATGAGCACGTTTTCTGA
- a CDS encoding DUF2905 domain-containing protein: protein MDPGTIGKWIIISGLVLAAVGGIIWIAGKMGIPFGSLPGDISIDRPGFSFRFPLGTSILVSIILTILLNVIIWIFRK, encoded by the coding sequence ATGGATCCGGGTACAATCGGCAAATGGATAATCATTTCAGGCCTTGTTCTTGCCGCGGTGGGAGGAATCATCTGGATTGCGGGAAAGATGGGTATTCCTTTCGGCAGCCTTCCAGGGGATATTTCAATTGACCGTCCAGGATTCTCGTTCAGGTTTCCTTTAGGAACGAGCATCCTGGTGAGTATTATTCTCACCATACTGCTGAATGTGATCATTTGGATATTTCGGAAATGA
- a CDS encoding sigma-54-dependent transcriptional regulator translates to MSRRHRFMVVDDELIVRESLSAWLEQEGSVVHKAESAEDALKLMEQSFYDILFVDIKMPGMGGFGLLEKVKELFPTTLVVIITAYGTVDHAVQALRLGANDFLIKPFDPEGLGLLVAKLLEHRRLVEETEYLRAEVNRCKGGLDEIIGTSPAMSELFETVSEVAGSESSILILGETGTGKELIARAIHALSKRMGGPFVPINCGAIPESLIESEIFGYEKGSFTGAIRPKRGLIEVAETGTLFLDEVGEITPKMQVDLLRVIQDRKFYRVGSVEPIKADFRLISATHQDLNKMIANGSFRQDFFYRINVITLRVPPLRERKEDIALLAKHFVKRFAMETNRSVDSIDEGAVKILQDYTWPGNVRELENVIERAVVTARKRMITAESFAYLAPEEICIPVKGFSRSLQSAESDHIAHVLADTGWNITRAAKILEVDRTTLHKKIRKYGIQQQNSKDGAGGSR, encoded by the coding sequence ATGAGCCGAAGACACAGATTCATGGTGGTTGATGACGAACTGATCGTCAGAGAGTCGCTCTCGGCGTGGTTGGAACAAGAGGGCTCGGTGGTACACAAGGCGGAATCGGCAGAAGATGCTCTGAAGCTTATGGAACAGAGCTTCTATGACATTCTGTTTGTGGACATAAAGATGCCGGGAATGGGAGGCTTCGGTCTGCTCGAGAAAGTCAAGGAACTCTTTCCAACCACGCTTGTGGTGATAATTACTGCGTACGGTACTGTCGATCACGCTGTGCAGGCACTCAGACTCGGTGCAAACGATTTTCTCATCAAACCTTTCGATCCTGAGGGCTTGGGGCTGCTCGTAGCAAAGCTGCTCGAACATCGGAGATTGGTAGAAGAAACAGAGTATTTACGGGCTGAAGTGAATCGATGCAAGGGCGGATTGGATGAGATCATCGGAACATCGCCGGCCATGAGCGAACTTTTTGAAACAGTGAGCGAGGTTGCAGGAAGTGAGTCGTCTATCCTCATCCTGGGTGAGACCGGCACAGGAAAGGAGCTGATTGCCCGGGCAATTCATGCCCTGAGCAAGAGGATGGGCGGCCCTTTTGTTCCCATAAATTGCGGAGCAATTCCGGAATCACTCATTGAAAGTGAAATCTTCGGATATGAAAAAGGCTCTTTTACCGGAGCGATTCGACCGAAAAGAGGCCTCATTGAGGTTGCGGAAACCGGCACCTTGTTCCTCGATGAAGTAGGTGAGATAACGCCGAAAATGCAAGTGGACTTGCTTCGAGTCATTCAAGACAGGAAATTCTATAGAGTGGGCTCGGTGGAACCGATCAAGGCGGATTTTCGGCTGATAAGCGCAACGCACCAGGATCTCAACAAAATGATCGCCAATGGAAGTTTTCGACAGGACTTCTTCTATCGGATCAACGTGATCACGCTCCGCGTCCCTCCTCTGAGAGAGAGAAAAGAAGACATTGCGCTTCTTGCCAAGCACTTTGTGAAACGGTTTGCCATGGAAACCAATAGGAGCGTCGATTCCATAGACGAGGGTGCCGTAAAAATTCTCCAGGACTATACATGGCCGGGAAACGTACGGGAATTGGAAAACGTGATTGAACGCGCGGTGGTGACTGCTCGTAAACGCATGATCACTGCGGAGTCATTCGCGTATCTCGCACCCGAAGAGATATGCATTCCGGTCAAGGGATTTTCCAGGTCTCTTCAATCGGCGGAATCGGACCACATCGCACATGTCCTGGCGGATACCGGTTGGAATATCACTCGAGCTGCCAAGATTCTCGAGGTAGATCGAACCACGCTCCACAAGAAAATCCGCAAATACGGAATTCAACAGCAAAACTCCAAAGACGGGGCAGGCGGATCACGGTGA
- a CDS encoding YhjD/YihY/BrkB family envelope integrity protein, whose translation MSVILSVYGAAGSLVVLILWVYYSAQVFFFGAELTKVYAMRYGSRKESKQSVEPV comes from the coding sequence ATGAGCGTGATTCTCTCCGTGTACGGGGCGGCAGGATCGCTCGTGGTTCTTATTCTTTGGGTGTACTATTCCGCTCAAGTGTTTTTTTTCGGGGCAGAGCTTACGAAAGTGTACGCAATGCGTTATGGTTCGAGAAAGGAGAGTAAGCAATCCGTCGAACCTGTTTAG
- a CDS encoding YihY/virulence factor BrkB family protein, translating to MSKFRFVLSEIWAVLVETFEHWSHDNAMRMAAALAFYTTFSVGPVLLFGLWIAGLFVGAATAKSELTHQIQRMISPDSADYLFAVLDSFWGELKGNRLPIIGFGAALLSATAVFVELQSSLNNIWGVHSKGGFRILYERAVSFIFVVSFGVLLIFSITASAVLAGANAILEGLVHIPAYLIEGLNVLVTFAVIPALLALTYKLVPETPIAWKDVWLGSAVATLLFLVGKFAFGMYRE from the coding sequence GTGTCTAAATTCCGTTTTGTGCTGAGTGAAATATGGGCTGTCCTTGTCGAAACGTTTGAGCATTGGAGCCACGATAATGCAATGAGAATGGCTGCGGCACTTGCGTTTTATACGACCTTTTCCGTAGGTCCCGTGCTCTTGTTCGGCCTCTGGATCGCAGGGTTATTCGTAGGCGCCGCAACGGCGAAATCGGAGCTAACGCATCAAATCCAACGAATGATCAGCCCGGATTCTGCAGATTACCTGTTTGCTGTGCTGGACAGTTTCTGGGGAGAATTAAAAGGAAATCGGCTCCCGATAATCGGCTTCGGAGCCGCATTATTATCTGCGACAGCGGTTTTTGTGGAACTACAGAGTTCGCTCAACAACATTTGGGGGGTGCACAGCAAGGGAGGGTTTCGCATCCTTTACGAACGAGCGGTTTCCTTTATTTTCGTGGTAAGTTTTGGCGTTCTTCTGATCTTTTCGATAACGGCATCGGCGGTACTTGCCGGGGCGAATGCTATTCTCGAAGGATTAGTTCATATTCCCGCGTACCTGATCGAAGGTCTTAACGTGCTGGTCACATTTGCCGTGATTCCGGCACTTCTTGCACTTACCTATAAGCTGGTCCCCGAAACACCCATCGCGTGGAAAGACGTATGGCTTGGTTCGGCTGTGGCCACGCTGCTCTTTCTTGTGGGCAAATTCGCTTTTGGGATGTACCGCGAATGA
- a CDS encoding bacteriohemerythrin, protein MADWIPWSDDLNCNIAMIDEQHRELFRRFNVLGDAVWDGKGKEAVGELLDFLANYTIRHFGDEEALMATYKYPALAAHKKAHEDLVNEVQTFIQTYKTQEVNSSLIISVLNKLGDWTRGHIRGMDQEYSRYLKPKLDNL, encoded by the coding sequence ATGGCGGATTGGATACCGTGGTCAGACGATCTTAACTGCAACATCGCTATGATAGATGAACAGCATAGAGAGTTGTTTCGACGTTTTAATGTCTTAGGAGATGCAGTCTGGGACGGCAAAGGCAAAGAAGCGGTCGGGGAACTTTTGGATTTTCTGGCAAATTATACGATTAGACATTTTGGAGACGAAGAAGCATTGATGGCTACCTATAAATATCCAGCACTCGCAGCTCACAAAAAAGCCCACGAAGATCTGGTGAATGAAGTCCAAACATTTATTCAGACGTACAAAACGCAGGAAGTTAACTCTTCGCTGATTATTTCCGTGTTGAACAAGTTAGGTGATTGGACTCGCGGACACATTCGAGGAATGGACCAGGAATATAGCCGATATTTGAAGCCGAAACTGGACAATTTGTAA
- a CDS encoding archaemetzincin family Zn-dependent metalloprotease, with product MKKKKSQPEPQRGGIIAVLPLGNVGQDILRVVADSLQGSLRLPVDLLAAIPMPDDAYMESRNQYNAMTIIRFIKENHTKSMKTIGITGKDLCNPILTYVFGEAYMDGASAVMSYHRLHQGPGGDPVSREQFLDRVVKVALHEIGHTFGLSHCHTGRCVMRASHNLNEVDEKLNYLCDYCELFLHEAVERALVSNSSDEDVIISEISK from the coding sequence GTGAAAAAAAAGAAATCCCAGCCTGAACCGCAACGTGGAGGAATAATCGCGGTATTACCGTTAGGGAATGTCGGACAGGACATTCTTCGTGTTGTAGCGGACAGCCTCCAGGGATCGCTCAGGCTGCCGGTGGACCTGCTCGCAGCCATTCCCATGCCGGATGATGCATACATGGAATCCAGGAATCAGTACAATGCCATGACAATCATACGATTCATAAAGGAAAACCATACGAAGAGCATGAAAACGATCGGCATCACCGGGAAAGACCTTTGTAATCCCATATTGACGTATGTCTTCGGTGAAGCATACATGGACGGTGCAAGCGCAGTCATGTCGTATCATCGGCTGCATCAGGGACCCGGCGGAGATCCGGTTTCCAGAGAACAATTCCTGGACCGCGTGGTCAAAGTCGCGCTCCACGAGATCGGCCACACATTCGGTCTTTCCCATTGTCATACAGGACGATGCGTAATGCGGGCGTCGCATAATCTAAACGAGGTGGACGAGAAGCTCAATTATCTCTGTGATTACTGCGAACTCTTTCTCCATGAGGCCGTGGAACGAGCCCTCGTGTCAAATTCCTCCGACGAGGACGTAATCATTTCCGAAATATCCAAATGA
- a CDS encoding zinc-dependent dehydrogenase codes for MRVAMYYNNNDVRVEDMPVPVIGPNELLVKVWSSGICGSDVLEWYRLPKAPLVLGHEIAGEIVETGDTVNGWKKGDRVFVSHHVPCNMCRYCISGHHSTCDTLAATTFDPGGFAEFLRVPAINVTNGTYRLPDTMLYDEGVFIEPLACVIRGQEHAGWQPGRRVLVIGAGIAGLMHIQMARISGASRIIAVDIAESRLNTAIKLGADIAITASENLPQQVMEHNEGRLAELVIISTGAPSAIAQGMRSVDRGGTILFFAPSDPGAKVEIPFNELWRKEITTTSSYAGSPRDILAAIELIASGRVNVKDMITHILPLSRTADGFRLVAEARESMKVIVRPQE; via the coding sequence ATGCGAGTAGCAATGTATTACAACAACAATGACGTCAGAGTCGAAGACATGCCTGTGCCTGTCATCGGCCCGAACGAATTGTTGGTAAAAGTATGGTCCAGCGGGATTTGTGGAAGCGATGTCCTTGAATGGTACAGATTACCCAAGGCTCCTTTGGTTCTCGGTCACGAAATAGCAGGCGAAATTGTGGAAACCGGCGACACGGTCAATGGCTGGAAGAAGGGCGATCGTGTTTTCGTATCTCATCACGTTCCCTGTAACATGTGTCGTTACTGCATTTCCGGTCATCATTCCACGTGCGACACCCTTGCCGCTACTACATTCGATCCCGGTGGATTTGCGGAATTTCTGAGGGTCCCGGCAATAAACGTTACAAACGGAACATACCGTCTCCCGGATACTATGCTGTACGATGAGGGAGTGTTCATCGAGCCGCTTGCTTGTGTAATTCGCGGTCAGGAGCATGCTGGTTGGCAGCCGGGAAGAAGAGTCCTGGTCATTGGAGCTGGCATAGCTGGTCTCATGCACATCCAGATGGCAAGGATTTCAGGGGCGAGTCGCATCATAGCCGTCGACATTGCGGAATCCAGGTTGAATACGGCCATAAAATTGGGAGCTGACATAGCCATCACAGCGAGCGAGAATTTGCCGCAACAGGTCATGGAGCACAATGAAGGCCGTCTCGCTGAACTGGTCATTATTTCGACCGGAGCGCCGTCTGCAATTGCCCAGGGAATGCGTTCCGTGGATCGAGGTGGAACAATCCTGTTTTTTGCCCCTTCAGACCCGGGAGCAAAGGTGGAAATACCGTTTAACGAACTCTGGCGCAAAGAAATCACCACGACTTCTTCGTATGCAGGTTCTCCCCGCGATATTCTGGCTGCAATCGAGTTGATAGCGTCAGGCAGGGTGAACGTGAAGGATATGATCACCCATATACTGCCCCTGTCGAGAACCGCTGACGGATTCAGGCTTGTTGCGGAAGCCCGGGAATCCATGAAGGTAATTGTTCGCCCTCAGGAATAA
- the lsrF gene encoding 3-hydroxy-5-phosphonooxypentane-2,4-dione thiolase: MADMEGFKEARNIALAGNRRAADFHLKGSSHLDWGMKNRMSRIIKADTGRTVMLAVDHGYFQGPTSGLENMEDTLAPLLDYADCLMLTRGILRTSVPPGCEVPIVLRVSGGQSVLTELSNETLTVSAEDCMRLNACGMAFSIYIGAPHEHQTLAAFADLIDAGYAAGIPVLAVTAVGRDMARDARYLSLSSRMAAEMGANIVKTYYCENFERVTGTCPVPIVMAGGKKIAELDALTMAYNAVTEGAVGVDMGRNIFQSDCPVGMIKAVRAVVHYNEKPESALKIYEDEKKAARKAS; this comes from the coding sequence ATGGCTGATATGGAAGGATTCAAGGAAGCACGCAATATAGCGCTCGCGGGAAATCGAAGAGCAGCAGATTTTCATCTGAAGGGAAGTTCACATCTGGACTGGGGAATGAAGAACCGGATGTCCAGAATCATAAAGGCCGATACAGGCCGTACTGTCATGCTGGCTGTCGATCACGGCTATTTTCAGGGACCCACCTCCGGCCTGGAAAATATGGAAGACACTCTGGCTCCACTTCTGGACTATGCAGATTGTCTCATGCTCACTCGAGGAATATTGAGAACCTCCGTTCCGCCGGGATGCGAAGTTCCCATCGTACTGCGAGTGTCCGGAGGTCAGAGCGTACTCACGGAATTGTCAAACGAGACCCTCACGGTTTCCGCTGAAGATTGCATGCGCCTCAATGCCTGCGGTATGGCTTTCTCCATCTACATCGGGGCACCTCACGAGCATCAGACTTTGGCGGCTTTTGCAGATCTCATTGATGCAGGTTATGCCGCAGGAATTCCCGTGCTTGCAGTTACCGCAGTGGGTCGCGATATGGCCAGAGACGCTCGTTACCTTTCGCTTTCGTCCCGCATGGCTGCCGAGATGGGTGCCAATATCGTTAAAACGTATTATTGCGAAAACTTCGAGCGCGTGACAGGCACATGCCCGGTTCCGATTGTTATGGCAGGTGGAAAGAAGATTGCTGAATTGGATGCTCTCACCATGGCGTACAATGCTGTGACCGAAGGGGCAGTGGGCGTGGATATGGGCCGCAACATTTTTCAGTCTGACTGCCCGGTTGGAATGATAAAAGCGGTACGGGCCGTGGTCCATTATAACGAAAAACCCGAGTCCGCTCTGAAAATCTATGAAGACGAAAAGAAAGCCGCTCGAAAAGCCTCTTAA